In Chiroxiphia lanceolata isolate bChiLan1 chromosome 7, bChiLan1.pri, whole genome shotgun sequence, the DNA window AGTACAGAGCAGGTTATCGCTGCGTTGGCAGTGCTGTCCTCTCCTGCCACCCTGACTCCTCCCTGGGGCCTCTTCAAGGCCCTGTGTGTGGCCGGATGGCTCCCAGTCCCAGCAGATAAGGCAAAGGGCAAGAGGAATGTTTGCTATCTATGTTCCAGAGATAGACCTGGGGCATAAGGAAGTGGTGACTTGTCCAGATTATCTGTGACTCCCAAGAGTGCGATTACTGAGGCTCCCTATTCCTTTGCTAGAAGCCCCATATTTCTTTTAGCTCCCTTGCACCATGCCCAGTTTCTGGTCTGTATTTTCCTTATTATCTACACCTATGTGATGCCCCTCACTGAAAGGAACAATTACACAGAAAGTTTTACATGACTCACATTTCAGTGCTTGAAGTCAAGAACGACTATGAAGACTAGAGTGCACTCTGCACTGTCTTGTAAGGGAATGTTCCTGcaatcaaaatattatttaactgTATTTCTGTACATCAGTTGGAACTTGATGGTCAAacttctgcctttaaaaaaccccagtctGGTAAGGACCTGTACTGAAAACCTAAGCACTTCCATTATGTGCTTTCAGTAGCAGTAGCTGTTCTCCAGTGAACAAAGGTAATGCTTCCTGGCTCctgctgaaagcaaaactgAGAGTTGTCACTGAATGTAACACAGATACTGCTTTTGGCAAAGTGCCTTTCCTCTGCAGGACCAGTTATAAGGGTTGCTGCAGCCAACCAAAGAGCATCCAATCTCAAAATAATTGGGTGCTTTCCTGTAATTACCAGAGGAGTCTGCTGAGCTGCTGATACCTTTTGGTAGAAGTAGTACATGGGGATTATAAACTTTTAGTGTTGGTGTCCCTGGGAATTTTTTTAGTCCGTTCATGCTGATAGGTAATGCTTGTTAGCTCCTGGAAGACAGCATGCTTTCACTTCCTCTGTGAACTCCTTCACTTAGAGACTGCGTCACTTCTCCTTTCTTTGGCCAGGTACGCATCTCTGTGGAAAGGATGCCTGACACTTTATACAGGACGAGGAGGGGAGCTGCATAAAATTGGGGAGTAAGTATTGCGTGTTCATACTTTGTCTCCTTTCAGCAGAGTGTCACGGTAAGTATGAGATGTGGTGGCTCTTAGTAAGTGGAAGTTAGGACAGCAAAAGTGTGTTGTTGGTTGGTCGTGGATAGGTACAGCACGAGGCAACCCTGATACGAGTTTCCAGATGCCACTGCGGTAATGAGCCCCAACCCCCTCTAGACTGTAGATACGTTGAGGAAAAGTAGCCTCCCATCATTGACACAGATCTGGATTTTACCTAGGAGGAGGAAATGTGTAGACAATAAGGGACTGAATCTGCATTACTTACCTGGGCCTCAGCTTGATTAACAACTTCATTTTGTGGAAGCCTTCTGTATGTGTATCATGCTTGAGAAACAGGCAGTGCAAAGAAGGAAGACCAGGGTGACTCCAGTGAATCATATCTAAGCAGAAACAAGCCTCATTAAACCTGCTTTAAACTGCCCACAGACTGGGGCAACAGCTCCTGACTAAGAACAAACATGAGTAACGTACTtgagcaacagaaaaaatagCAGTGTTTTCTAACCAGAACAGTACTTCCACTGTTGCACAAAGTTCTGTGGGAAACCTTATAGTCACCAGGGAAGTGGGGCTCTGGGGTGGCCATGTCTTTTCTGGTATGGTTCAGAAATGCCAGCGTTTAGGTGGAGTTTGTGCAAGAGAACCTGTAGATTTTATTTGGTGTAAATCCATCACCTCAGAAATGTCATCCAGTTGGCTTACTCTCCAGCTGGCTGGAGTGATGTAAGTTCCTCATCTGGGTTGtgcctcccagcagcaggtggGAGAGCTCCACTTCTGCTTAACAGTGCTGTGTAATGATTCAAAtctctcttcccctctgccATAATTTCCATGTGGTGAGTTGATGGGCCTATTCCTCCAGAGTCCCCTCGAGTGGAAAAGGATGCTTTGAATTTCATTCCCTGTGTTGGACTCCTCTGCTATTATTGTTAATGGGGCACTGCATAGCATGGGAGCATGTGGGAGTGCTTAACTCTTCCCTGGACATGTAATGCAATCCAAGTCTGGGAGCAGGCTGGGTGACTCTGTGCCTCAAGTGACCTTGTGAGTGGGTGCTGGACAAGATTGTGCAGCTGGAAGAGAGGCAAAGGGAGCCCTTTCATcaccttttgttttccttaggCCAGTTTACCTCCTTGAGTAAAGGTGTACTTGCCTCTGCTTGACTTCACACCAGGAGTGATGTGACAGCCTCACCACAAGCATATAAAGGGATCAAAAAACCTTTTAATACCTATGGATATTCTCTGAACAGTGGGGTCTGGATTAATTACTTTTAGGTGATGGGATGTGTCAAGAACATATGCTCTTTGTATTGTGGAGTTGAGAACTCTGTTAAAAAATGGCTTTAGAACTTCTTCATAATCCTGATTTCTCCCCAGGTTTTGCATGGTATACTCAGAAGTGCCAAACTACAGCGAGCCCAACTCAGAACACGTCGGGCAGAACAAACTGGTATGTTAAACTTGTCTGAGGTTTCTGGCATAAAGTGCTCTTTGTTCTGAATACTTCCCACTAGGCTGTGATCAGATGTCACTCTCCTGGAAAAATGAACTTAAAAGTGACTTATAGCTAAAAATGAGCCAGTAATTAAAGTAGCAGATAAATTCTATGTGGAGCCACTATAAggacacaggaaagaaaacatcagccactttctgtaaaaatgtgaaatttctctctctgatcccatgtcttttttctttttaatgtttctccAAAGGCACAAGGTGAACAGAATAATATTTCTGCATCAAGTGGTATGGGTACTTGTACTTTTGGGCCACTGGgtaagtttttttcattttgtacaaGTGAAAAGATGAGAAACACTTGAAGGGAATAGAAAGAAATTTATCTTACTAAGGGTTCTCCATTCTTGGGATAAAAGTGTGCTAGGCTCTACAGTCATTCAAACTAGGGCCTGAATCTCAAGCATGTAAACAGGAACATTTCCTGATCATTGTTTTCAGGACTTCTTCCCTAGAAGTGGAAGAGATTAGAATATTCAGGGTGCCTGTATCACATAAGGGGACTTGACTAATCCTAAATTGTTTTGATGCTTTTGAAGAGTTCTTGCAGCActtgaaattctgcttttttttaaactgaacaaGACATTGGTTTTAAAGATTCCTTACTTTAATCTTGTTAGTCACCATGGCTTTCCTGCCAGGTTAGCTCCCCAAAACAGAAGGGGTAGTAAGTAATCTGAATTCCAATATCTGACTTGTCTGTAtcggttttttttttaatatatattttatttaaacatagaagcttaaataagaaaatacttcaagGACTTGAGAGGGTGTAAGCTGAAGAGGGAACCTTAGTCTGCCTACACCATGTCCAGACTCAGTACCCGGTGTTGTAAAACTACTACTGTGACCCTTCTTGCTTTAGCTGAGaaagagggatggaggggaagtagtttgggaggggagagaaaggtAACTTGTGGTTTGAGGTCTTGCAGTGCCCAGGACCCCGAAGGACCACGCTTCTGGTCCTCAGGGTTTGCTGGTTACTGCAAACTCCGTGTGTTCCCTGTTTGCTAAACTTATATAAGGGAGCAGTGATTTCAGTCCATGGAACTTGTAATGaccttttttctgtctttttaggAAATGGTTTACAAACTGGACCTGAAGCAAGTGGATTTCCATTCATGTATAATCACAGCCACATTTATGCAGGTAGTGGGAGAGGCAATGGACGAGGACCTGTAAATCCAGCACCAGCTAATAGTGTtcagcctcttcctcctgctgtcagTAATGGGAGGGACCCACGCAGGGCCTTTAAAAGATGACTATGCCAAATGTGGTTGTACAGCTTGCTTAAAGTCTACACTCTACTTGAGCACTTACTGCACTTTTATTTATAGTTAACTGTGAAGCAGTTTGTcctttgtgtggtttttttttttttttttaccttttggtCTATGGAGCAAACTTGATGTGAtctatttcttgttttgcttagGGAAGCACAGTGAGTCTTCCCCATACATaaaggggtgggggggaaggtggATATAACAAAGTAAGAGTAACAGGTTGAAGTGTCTCAATTAAAACTTGGTGCCCTTTGCTAAATGTAAGAAAACTTCAGTTATATacatgtatttctgtttctgttggtCAGCCATGTAGCCTTAATAGGTCTATTATGTCCTGTGCACATCTGGTTTGACTTCCATTAGAGTTAATGGGAGTTCTTCGtattgaaagagaaacaaaggggAAGAGCAAAGATGCTCTGGTGAGCTAGGTGTCCTTGGAATGCATACAGCTTGTAAAAGCAATAAGTGTAAGCAAATAGTGGTGCCAGATCTAGTGGTGTCTCTGGAATCAGGGAATGGATAACTCATACCAACTCAAGTTGAAGACCTGGTGAGTGTCTTGAAGCTTGATTCTGATTCCAAAAAGGTGTACACTACTTGAAAATTCTCAAAAATTCTCTATACAACATTACCACTGTCAAGGAAAGTAACACTGATTTTTTGATTTGGAGAGAAGCTTGCATATTCATTCTTGCTTTGCATGAGATAGCAGAATATAGAAGGATCTGAATTCAGACAGTGTTGGGGAGTATGCTGTTTGTAGCCACTCCTTGCACAAAAGCTCAAGGTTACTTTGCAGGAGTCTGAATTTCCAGGAGCGGACTGTTTCCAAATGCTGCATTACCCATCTCTTCGATGaggctgcctcctcctccttcacttTTCCAAGTGGAATTACATATTAGATGAAGCTGTATGTGTGGATTGCAGAGGTACCGGCcaagaacacagctgcacttATGCTGTTAagctttccttcctctgtttttatATGAAATACGAGTTATCCCTTGAAGaaccccaccacctccctgtcctgggggaaaatagctgattttatttctgagatCACAAATGCCTTGACTCTAGGTAAGAGTCCAGTGCCATATTTAGATCAGGTTCAAAAACAACTCGGAAACTGAGGTGTCATACTGGATTCATCTGTTTAACTCTTCTTAACTGACctctcaaataaaaaaattgcactAATCATATCAAAACAAATCTAACTTTCTTTCTGTCAAGCCATAAAGACTTCATGACAAAAGGCTATTTCTGAATTGTGAATTGTTTCTGTGGTCTTTCCTGTTATTTGAATCTGCCACTGTCACTAATGTTTACAAGTTGTTTACATTTGATACTTCTGCTTTTGGTACTCTGTCATGATTTGTTGAAAATTGCTTCTAGTTGGTGAAAGTTCCTTGCTTGGCGTGAAATACTGAACTTTGTTTGAAATGCAAGCATCAGTAACAACAAACTTCTGAAGAGAGGTTTAGAGAGACCTGTATGCCCAGACACCTGAGGGCTGTTTGTCTCTAGTATGGTGAAGTGCTTTCCTGGTACCTGCTTTCAGGTGGAACTAGTGAAACTTGTTTTGGACACAAGAGGGTGGCATGCCTCATGAGGTcacccctgggtgctgctgtggaACAGTGTGATAATTGGTGAACCAGAAAGCATGTGGTGACTTCTGAGGAAATGGTGTAAGGAGGTGACGTGTAACTCAGGGACTTTAAATTGCttacttatttaaataaatgtatagtTTAGATGTATGGACAaccttttctgcagtgttgcATTAAGACATTTCATATGCTTGTGAGAAGGAAGCCAAGGAGACTTCTAAACCTGGGAAGCACATACGACATGTTCCAGAGGTAAACAAGATGTAAGTATGGTGTGAGAGCTGTGCTTCCCAGTAGTTGCTGTAAAGTTAGCAAGTGATGACATGGTGGGGGCTGAGTACTCGTTGGGATATCTGCACTGTGGATCTCAGGTCCTGGTGATCTTGACTTCTCTGCAGCATAAAAAAGTTGAAATAGAGGGGAACCCTGTGTTAGTGTGTGCTGAGGTACCTGATGTTTGTAGTTCTATGCATTTGAGCTTTTATTAAACTAATAAACAGAATACTTGTTCACAAATTCCAACTAAAAAGTGAGATGATTGCTGCTGATAAGTGGCATAAGATTAAAAGCTTATGTCAAGTGGATGATTGATTTGcacttgggaggaaaaaagcaagaggcTCATGTTCTCAAGGTTAGTAGCATTCCTGCTTCCCTGTTTCTTACGTGAAACTATTGCagtttattaataaatttttacttctttgcaGGGGAAATCTGTGCCCAGAAAAGTCACATGGACTTAAATATAACTTTTGAAGGTCTTCTGATCTTCCAGTGAACCTAGGACAAAGTTGTTTCACTCAGAAGTATCACTGTCAAGATAGTTCTCAGCTTGCAGAGGAGCCTGGGATCCTGCCTTATACCTGTTTGGATCATAGCACCTTGGTtcatggagagagagagacatacACTTCTCTATGCAAACAAGCAGTTGTCCTGAATTACTCTGACACTACAAGGCACTTCACAGGTGCTCAGTGGTTAGGTCATTAGGGAGTCTCTGCAGATGTCTTCCTAAGATATTAAAAGATTAGGCTGCACTTAGGGTAGTCTCATTCTAGAATAAAACAgatttccaaagggaaaaaaaggcccTGGAAGGTGTTCACCTACCCAGACACAAACTGCCTAGTGGTGAAGTGCAGCTGAGTAGTCCTGACACACTTGAGCCACAAGATGCCCAGCTCTCATCACCCCACAACATCTGCCCCCCCTCTTACCTGCCCTAACAAAAGGACTGATGGCAGATTGCAGTGAAGTGGCAGTGGAAAgaattttcctgtatttctgctGCCATCCTCTGTGTTCTTTCTGTCCATCCTCTGCATGAATCTTTCATCTTGATCCAAAAGTGGAAAAGCAGTCCTGTACTGTGAAATACTGCCTTAGCCTTGGATACATGGTAAAGACACACTATGTCCACAGTGAAAACGGAAATGTGCTGTGAGAACAAATACAAATACTGGACTGAGGCATGTGAAATGTCATCTGCCTTCACAAAACTCATTTAATTAGCTTTGGTCATAAAATGAAACTAGCAGGTTGCAGTCCTGTGCACTCCAAATAATGCTGCTTAGCACCATCACAGATTCCAGGAAGGGTATGTGCAAGGAGTGCTGCTTCTGCCAAGCAATGGGGGGTATGAAACAACACTTCTCTCTCAGTGCTGTCTGCACAGGCACCCCCACATCCTCCTTAGCAGCATTGCAGGGGCGTTCTGTTGGGATGTGTATTCTCATGGCCCTTGTGTTCTGACCTGCCAGGTTGTTCCCCTGCTTCTCTTAAAAGGTCATAGATTTACCCCATCAAACACGCTCTTTGTTAATCTCTGAGCCAAGCAGTTACTTATACTGCTGAGTGTGGTCTCCAGCAGTGTTTTCCCAGGAGGTGCCTTGCTGTCTCCATGCAGCCCTTGCTGACAGGTAGCTCTGGAGCTGGAGTCAGTTATTTGGGGAATTTCTTCTCAGTCCAGCACCAGTGCATGTTCTTGAGGAGACTGTGAGGCTGTGATTCCCTATCTGGCATCTGATGAGGCACTGTTAATAACTGCAGAGCTAATGATGGCTGTGTCCCAGGGAGATGCTCCCCTTGCTGGGTGATGCTGTGGGGTGAGCCCAGCCTTCACTGTTGAGGGGTGCAGCGGCCTCAGGCATTCCAGGAACTCATTAAGAGATGCTCTTTCTGACTTCAGCCTTAATCATGCTACTGATTCCTTTATTCTTGATTCCAGAGAATTTGAAATTGTTATGGCTCTTTATAAGGGTTCTgctatttaatttattctgtgaTGGACgtttgtgtgtgtgcgtgtgtaaTTGGGGATGGAAAAGATTAATCCTAAACAAGCTGGTGATTAAATTACAGAGGATAGAGTTCAAAGGGATTAGAAAAAGTTTGGAAGTGACTAAGGGGAACTCTTAAGGACTTCATTtagctttttaatttctctaaattgctgatggtttttttctcaggaagAAAGCAACACCATTATAAGAGCTTCATCTAAAACTGCCCTCCCACACCCCCAGCTGATAAAGACTAACTGGATTTGCATGTGTCCTAGGGAACAAGATTAGGGAAGGAGTAAAATATCAGGATTtagctcagaaaagaaaattcttggACTGTAAATGTACCTTCAGAACTAAATGCTTCCTTATTATATATGTAAATGAGATGCTACCTGCTTTGCAGAGTGGAGAACCCAAAGTAGTGCAGTCACTGCAGAGCCGACTGGCTGCTACATGTTAGataaattttcatataaaagaCAAAATCAGCTTAATACACCATCAGCTGTGGCTTGGTAGGAGTGTAGTTGTATGTTGTAGTGTAGCAGAGCGCTCCACCAAGCTTTCTTCAGGTTCATGGCCAGAGGGTGAAATGGTGAAATGGTCTCACAAAGTAATGGACAGGTATTTGGGAAATTTGGAACCACACTTGTCCAGCTCTGCCTATGTCCGATGAGAATCACCAGGAGATCCCACTGACTTCAAGGATAATTTGGATCAGGTCCTGTGCAGGCAGTAGTTTCTCATCTGTAAAACCAGGATAAAGTGGTAGGGCAGACCTATCAGGTGCTAAATTGATGATTTAGGAAGGTGCTGGATGCTGTGGAAAAGCTGAAAGCCACAGCCAgtgtgtagatttttttttttctttttaaatcagaagACTTTTAAGCATATGTATTTCTAAGCTTGGATTCCTTATAGTTAGGTAATTGTGTTTGCTCTTTTGGGTTTGCTCGTTTTCCAGTGATGCCAAGTGCTGCAGTTCTGTGCCCAGAACTGCAAGCAACTcgctgctgcctccctgggccCTGCCTGCAACTGCTGCTTCGAGTagtatttctgtgctgcagtcacACAGCTCAGGCTCTCACAGTACTGGTCTGTTGGTACCTGCATCGCCCCAGAGCAAGCTGTCCCTTCCACCCCAGTACCAGGTACTGGTGCCTCTGAACACATGGGTGGAAAACTCTGGCTCTGGACATGGCAACTTCTGGAGGTCGAGAGGCATAAAGACTACTTGTGTGGGACCTGCTGGTGGAGCttgcttttattctttgctgaaggaaaaaaaacccacatcctGCCAGGTGGGAAGTGCAGCCATTGGCAATGGATCAGTTAGAGCTGGTTCTTTTGCTTCTGTCCTGTCCTGCCGTGCATTCCcaccagggaaggggcaggggatACCCCAAatcaggagagcaggaggatgcGAGGGCAAGGTCTGCAGCAGACGGGCTGGTGGggccctggggggctctggctGGTGGCTTCTGGTACCTGTGTTATAGGTAAATTTGTTAAACAGTTGGATGAATACCTTTCAGGAGTGGcttggggatggagggggagggaggaattGATTCTGGTGTGGGACAAGCACGAAGATGCATTGTATGATCTCCTCTAGCTGGTTCTACCATTCTTTTCTATGATTTATGCATTAgcttaatttttgtaatttcctttttcctagGTTGATTAAtactaaatttaattttctataatCAACTTGAGCATGTAACTTGAAGAGATGAGGTTTAGGCtgattgcagaaaaaaatctacctaTCCAGCCTAGCTTgcataaagcaaaagcaaaactatttttatctCTAAATTATGCAATATTTTCATGGAACTCTGCAGCCTACTTATATTTAACCTTTGAAAGGAGTGCTCTATTTTTTCAGACCACCTAATGCAAACTTTGCAAAtaggttttttaattatgagAAACCCACCTGCATGCCATCAACCAAATTATTAGTGAGGCAGAGTAGGATAACCAATAGTGCTGTCAGACTTAAGCtgaatatgaaaaatgtttaaatgccAAGAACAGAGGTTGCCAGGAAATAACTTTAAACACCAGGTGCTGGAGGAACAAATTAATAtgacttattttatttttagaaatagcGAGTTGAGGCCTTATGCAGGTAGACATTTCTaagtgcagcagcagtgcttggcTATGCAATAGAACCGACAAAATCAACACaatcttctttaaaagaaaaagaaaatatctattttagTTTAACAAAGCCTTAGGTAGGGACAGAAAATGAACTTCATAAACTCTGTACTGTTTGTAAGACTCCAGTGAGCTGTCAATGTGCTGTTGCTTATCAGAGCTGTCTGTGATGTGGTTTGGGATGACCTTGAAGCAAGAAACCCCTGTGCAAAAGCCATTCTTGCAAGCCTTTCCCTGGTACACCCAGTCTAGTTTCATTTTGGCCGTGCTTTACTGATGGCAGGGTCCATTGCTAGAGACAGTGAGTGTAAATGTTCTTGCTGAGCTTATTTTCCCCAGTAGTATGGGGAATCAGAGGTAATTTCTGGAGGAAGTGGGACCCAAAACATCAGTAAGTCAGTATCATGAAGCCAATAAAAGGGATGTGCCAACTGAGGAAAATTGCTGCAATAAGCTTCCTGTAGCTTTTTTAGCCAAGTGGATTTGCAGAAGCTCTCTGTGCAACTTCATCAGTGTTGTAGCTGAAGGCAAGTTACAAAAATCTGGGTCTTTTCTAGTAGATATAAATGGCTGGAAGCCACATTGGAAAAAAGAGGTGGATATCTGCTGATTGAGCAACAAAAACTGGTAGTAGATCTGTAATTACCTTGTATTTTTGGGGATATGCAGCCTGTTTTCACTGATCTAATTGTGATTTAGTTTGGGTGGTATGAACAGATGGCTCCTTCCATGGCTGTGGCTGCTTTGATGTCCGAAGCTGGTGAGTTGTAGTTGTTATCACATGCTTCTTCATCAGTTCAGACATTGAGGTGGCCCCTGAGAGATTAGCTTAAGGGACTCAGGTGTTTTGTGCAGCAGTTTGGGGGGTGTATGTAGCCTGGGATCAGAAGTAACAACCTGTCAAAGGGCCCCAGCTGTCAGCAGGGTGACACACAGGAGGAGGTCTCCACAGGACAGTATTTTTAGGTACCAAAGTCATTACCTCATCttccaaaaatatttggttCACTCAGGATGTGAGGGCtttgggtttagtttttttttttgtttcttgtaaaCTTGAGAGATCCCCGCTGTGCAGCTCTGTGGTTTCTCTGACCGCCTTCTCTTTTACTTGTCCTGAAAAAATCTTCTGATTTGTGTGTCATGCCAAGCCTTCCCCTGCCTGTTGCTTACCTTGCCTTGTGAGTACTTGCACTGCTGCTTATGCCAGTACTCAACATCTTCAGGTTTGTCTCTAACATGTTATTACTCCTTGGGTGTTTGACAGGTCTGTCTCATTATTTCTGCTTGTTCCAGCTCCTTTGTGTATTACCAAAGTAATTTGCAGCCCTGCCCAATTAGAGCCCCTGTTTCCCTCCCCCGGTAGGTATGACATTGCCTGCCCTGAAGAATAAATGTGATCTTCCTGCAATCCCATTGATTGAATCCgctgaggctggagaaggcaTTTCCTGCATCA includes these proteins:
- the NABP1 gene encoding SOSS complex subunit B2; its protein translation is MSVASDTYFLIKDIKPGLKNLNVIFIVLEIGRVTKTKDGHEVRSCKVADKTGSITICVWDEIGGLIQPGDILRLTKGYASLWKGCLTLYTGRGGELHKIGEFCMVYSEVPNYSEPNSEHVGQNKLAQGEQNNISASSGMGTCTFGPLGNGLQTGPEASGFPFMYNHSHIYAGSGRGNGRGPVNPAPANSVQPLPPAVSNGRDPRRAFKR